The region GCGGGCGGCCTCCTCGGGCGGCAGCACCTTGCGCCATCGCTTGGTGCGCAGGGGAGGCACCTCCCCCGCGTCCTCCTTGAGCGCCCGCAGCAGGCTGTAGATCATCAGGTACCCCATGACGAAGAACGGCAGCCCGACGACGATGATCACCTGCTGGAGGGCCTCGAGCCCGCCCGCGCCGGTGGCGCCGAGCA is a window of Euzebyales bacterium DNA encoding:
- a CDS encoding BCCT family transporter, with product LGATGAGGLEALQQVIIVVGLPFFVMGYLMIYSLLRALKEDAGEVPPLRTKRWRKVLPPEEAARRSTEATRQD